In Candidatus Bathyarchaeota archaeon A05DMB-5, a single genomic region encodes these proteins:
- a CDS encoding thiolase domain-containing protein (Catalyzes the synthesis of acetoacetyl coenzyme A from two molecules of acetyl coenzyme A. It can also act as a thiolase, catalyzing the reverse reaction and generating two-carbon units from the four-carbon product of fatty acid oxidation), translating into MTKKVGIVAGSISRFDNPRHTLQEEMCAEAVKMILDDVPDLELGDFIRKGYACCYSYFSDILEQQQCMHWIIHDYLGLSGVPAYRVESGGATPIDAIVNAALWIRSGMFPVVLVVGWEKMNELPIQKVNEAIAIAGDTDWDFVSGFTYNAFYATLETRRMHVYGETEEDLAEVAVLCHNNSLDNPYAQWPAQHGFSKITVEDVYKSRLISWPYRLYECAMTSEGASALLLANEEMTKKLTDNPVWITGVGFGTDTMRPGDRPDNPAWKGLYPEDEKIWPKEIPRPLSPYPDLTNFGSLRVAARMAYKDAGIRNPRKEISLVEIFDPYAGVVLAGLEDFDFCKRGEGKKLLREGVIAPHGELPCQLSGALTAQGHAVGSTSIAQVVDVYWQLSNQIGKKWGAPGRQLSNPKRGFIHGHGGTGCQAGAVVLEV; encoded by the coding sequence TTGACGAAAAAAGTCGGAATAGTTGCAGGTAGCATATCAAGGTTTGACAATCCAAGACACACTTTGCAGGAAGAAATGTGCGCAGAAGCTGTTAAAATGATATTGGACGACGTGCCAGACTTAGAACTTGGAGATTTCATAAGAAAAGGCTATGCATGTTGCTACTCCTACTTCAGCGACATCCTAGAACAACAGCAATGTATGCACTGGATAATCCACGATTACTTAGGCTTAAGCGGCGTACCAGCCTATCGAGTTGAATCGGGAGGGGCTACTCCAATCGATGCGATAGTAAACGCGGCATTATGGATACGTTCAGGCATGTTTCCCGTAGTTCTCGTGGTAGGATGGGAAAAAATGAATGAACTACCAATACAGAAAGTCAACGAAGCCATAGCCATCGCAGGCGACACAGACTGGGACTTCGTTTCGGGCTTCACCTATAACGCTTTCTACGCCACACTTGAAACCCGCCGAATGCACGTTTACGGCGAAACAGAAGAAGACTTAGCGGAAGTCGCGGTTCTATGCCACAACAATTCCCTTGACAACCCCTATGCACAATGGCCTGCCCAGCATGGCTTCAGCAAAATCACAGTGGAAGACGTCTACAAATCGCGCTTAATCTCTTGGCCATATAGGCTTTACGAATGTGCAATGACAAGCGAAGGCGCATCAGCTTTACTTTTGGCGAATGAAGAAATGACAAAAAAATTGACTGACAATCCAGTTTGGATTACTGGTGTTGGCTTTGGAACCGACACCATGAGACCTGGAGACCGTCCAGACAATCCAGCATGGAAGGGTTTGTATCCAGAAGACGAAAAAATATGGCCTAAAGAAATTCCACGTCCTCTGTCACCTTACCCAGATCTAACAAACTTTGGTTCGCTTCGCGTAGCCGCAAGAATGGCTTACAAGGATGCTGGAATCAGAAATCCAAGAAAAGAAATAAGTTTAGTCGAAATCTTTGACCCCTACGCAGGCGTGGTTTTAGCGGGACTAGAGGATTTTGACTTCTGTAAAAGAGGCGAAGGAAAGAAATTGCTTCGAGAAGGAGTGATTGCTCCGCATGGTGAGCTTCCATGTCAACTCAGCGGTGCTTTGACAGCGCAAGGGCATGCAGTCGGTTCAACATCAATCGCTCAAGTGGTTGACGTGTATTGGCAACTTAGCAATCAAATAGGCAAGAAGTGGGGTGCTCCAGGCAGACAATTGAGCAATCCGAAGAGGGGCTTCATACATGGACATGGCGGCACGGGATGTCAAGCTGGCGCCGTGGTTCTGGAGGTGTAA